Proteins from one Microbacterium sp. Root553 genomic window:
- the ychF gene encoding redox-regulated ATPase YchF, whose product MALTIGIVGLPNVGKSTLFNALTKNDVLAANYPFATIEPNVGVVNLPDPRLDTLAEIFGSERILPAAVSFVDIAGIVRGASEGEGLGNKFLANIREADAIAQVVRGFADDDVVHVDGAVNPASDMETINAELMLADLETVDRAISRYEKEVRGKKIEPVVLETAVAVKDALERGVLLSVAGIDLTPVRELGLLTAKPVIFVFNVDEAVLTDDARKAELAALVAPAKAIFLDAKIESELIDLDPEDAAELLASTGQDESGLDQLARIGFDTLGLQTYLTAGPKEARAWTIPKGSKAPQAAGVIHTDFEKGFIKAEIVSFADLVETGSVVEARAKGKARLEGKDYVMQDGDVVEFRFNN is encoded by the coding sequence GTGGCTCTCACTATCGGAATCGTCGGTCTGCCCAATGTCGGCAAGTCCACCCTCTTCAACGCCCTGACCAAGAACGACGTGCTCGCGGCGAACTATCCGTTCGCGACGATCGAGCCGAACGTCGGGGTGGTCAACCTGCCCGATCCGCGTCTCGACACGCTCGCCGAGATCTTCGGGAGCGAGCGCATCCTGCCGGCCGCGGTGTCGTTCGTCGACATCGCCGGCATCGTGCGCGGAGCGAGCGAGGGCGAAGGTCTCGGCAACAAGTTCCTCGCGAACATCCGTGAGGCGGATGCCATCGCGCAGGTCGTCCGCGGCTTCGCTGACGACGACGTCGTGCACGTGGACGGCGCCGTCAACCCGGCATCCGACATGGAGACGATCAACGCCGAGCTGATGCTCGCCGACCTCGAGACGGTGGATCGCGCGATCTCCCGCTACGAGAAGGAAGTACGCGGCAAGAAGATCGAGCCGGTCGTGCTCGAGACCGCCGTGGCCGTGAAGGACGCCCTCGAGCGCGGCGTGCTGCTGTCGGTCGCCGGCATCGACCTCACCCCGGTGCGCGAGTTGGGCCTGCTGACGGCCAAGCCGGTCATCTTCGTCTTCAACGTCGACGAGGCCGTACTGACAGACGACGCTCGCAAGGCGGAGCTCGCCGCCCTCGTCGCCCCGGCGAAGGCGATCTTCCTCGACGCGAAGATCGAATCCGAGCTCATCGACCTCGACCCCGAGGATGCCGCCGAGCTGCTGGCCTCCACCGGCCAGGACGAGTCCGGTCTCGACCAGCTCGCCCGCATCGGCTTCGACACCCTGGGCCTGCAGACGTACCTGACGGCCGGTCCGAAGGAGGCGCGCGCCTGGACGATCCCCAAGGGATCGAAGGCCCCGCAGGCCGCCGGGGTCATCCACACCGACTTCGAGAAGGGCTTCATCAAGGCGGAGATCGTCTCGTTCGCCGACCTCGTCGAGACCGGATCCGTCGTCGAAGCGCGAGCCAAGGGCAAGGCACGCCTCGAGGGCAAGGACTACGTCATGCAGGACGGCGACGTCGTGGAGTTCCGCTTCAACAATTGA
- the glpX gene encoding class II fructose-bisphosphatase, whose amino-acid sequence MVSLTADLSPLRPDRNLAMELVRATEAAAIRAVPFIGRGAKEAADGAAVDAMRAFLGTVAFQGRVVIGEGEKDNAPMLFNGEEVGTGTGPECDIAVDPIDGTSLTAAGRQNALSVIAVSDRGSMLDASSVFYMDKLVTGPAGVGVVDIRLPIGENIRKLAGALGKPVDEIVVSVLNRPRHEKLIQEIRDAGAGTRLMSDGDVAGGINAARHAARTDMCVGVGGSPEGIVTACAIKALGGHIQGRLWPRDDEERQRGIDAGLDMDKVYEADDLVRGDNTIFVATGVTDGQLVAGVRREGGYIYTESVVLRGASGTLRRIASEHLVSKWL is encoded by the coding sequence ATGGTGAGTCTGACTGCGGATCTGAGCCCTCTTCGTCCCGATCGAAACCTCGCGATGGAGCTGGTGCGCGCGACCGAGGCGGCGGCGATCCGTGCCGTGCCTTTCATCGGTCGGGGAGCCAAGGAGGCTGCCGACGGTGCCGCCGTCGATGCGATGCGTGCCTTCCTCGGGACTGTCGCGTTCCAGGGCCGGGTGGTCATCGGTGAGGGCGAGAAGGACAACGCCCCCATGCTCTTCAACGGCGAGGAGGTCGGCACCGGTACGGGGCCGGAGTGCGACATCGCGGTCGACCCGATCGATGGGACCTCCCTCACCGCCGCCGGACGACAGAACGCGCTCTCGGTCATCGCGGTGTCTGACCGCGGATCGATGCTCGACGCATCCAGCGTGTTCTATATGGACAAGCTGGTCACGGGACCCGCGGGCGTCGGAGTCGTCGACATCCGCCTCCCGATCGGCGAGAACATCCGCAAGCTCGCCGGGGCGCTCGGCAAGCCGGTGGACGAGATCGTCGTGTCGGTGCTGAATCGCCCCCGACACGAGAAGCTGATCCAGGAGATCCGGGATGCGGGTGCCGGAACGCGTCTGATGAGCGATGGCGACGTCGCCGGTGGCATCAATGCCGCACGTCACGCCGCGCGCACGGACATGTGCGTCGGTGTCGGCGGAAGCCCGGAGGGCATCGTGACCGCCTGTGCGATCAAGGCGCTGGGCGGGCACATCCAGGGACGCCTGTGGCCGCGCGATGACGAGGAGCGTCAGCGGGGCATCGATGCGGGGCTCGACATGGACAAGGTCTACGAGGCCGATGATCTGGTGCGCGGTGACAACACGATCTTCGTCGCCACCGGTGTCACGGACGGTCAGCTCGTGGCCGGTGTCCGTCGCGAGGGCGGCTACATCTACACCGAGAGCGTCGTGCTGCGCGGGGCCTCGGGAACACTGCGCAGGATCGCGTCGGAGCACCTCGTCTCGAAGTGGCTCTGA
- a CDS encoding class I SAM-dependent methyltransferase, which translates to MSADRATSFGAEAENYEAGRPEYPFEAVAWMLERMPQGARRIADVGAGTGKLTRVIRQAPGAEVVAVDPDPEMLAALRRSVPGIPTFEGSAEHMPVPDASLDAVTLGQAWHWVEPLAASVEIGRAVRTGGVLGLIWNIRDERVEWVRRLTDIMHSSPAENMVNGPESEGPRIAEPFGEVESQQWEWNRAMTRTQLHRMALSRSYLITAPVEERAEIIRHMDALFDELGLEGEGTIDLPYVTHVFRAVRS; encoded by the coding sequence ATGAGTGCAGACAGGGCGACGTCGTTCGGTGCCGAGGCAGAGAACTACGAGGCCGGGCGTCCCGAGTATCCCTTCGAGGCCGTCGCCTGGATGCTCGAGCGGATGCCGCAGGGTGCCCGCCGCATCGCCGACGTCGGAGCGGGGACGGGCAAGCTCACGCGGGTGATCCGCCAGGCACCCGGTGCCGAGGTCGTGGCGGTCGACCCCGATCCGGAGATGCTCGCCGCGCTGCGGCGGAGCGTTCCCGGCATCCCGACCTTCGAGGGGTCGGCCGAGCACATGCCGGTGCCGGATGCGAGCCTCGATGCCGTGACGCTCGGCCAGGCGTGGCACTGGGTCGAGCCGCTCGCGGCGTCCGTCGAGATCGGCAGGGCGGTGCGCACCGGGGGAGTGCTCGGCCTGATCTGGAACATCCGCGACGAGCGCGTCGAGTGGGTGCGTCGGCTGACCGACATCATGCACAGCAGCCCGGCCGAGAACATGGTCAACGGCCCCGAGTCCGAAGGACCGCGCATCGCCGAGCCGTTCGGAGAGGTCGAGTCGCAGCAGTGGGAGTGGAACCGGGCGATGACGCGCACGCAGCTGCACCGGATGGCGCTCTCCCGCAGCTACCTCATCACCGCCCCGGTCGAGGAGCGCGCCGAGATCATCCGGCACATGGACGCACTGTTCGACGAGCTCGGGCTCGAGGGCGAGGGCACGATCGACCTGCCGTACGTCACGCACGTGTTCCGCGCCGTCCGCAGCTGA
- a CDS encoding exonuclease domain-containing protein, which translates to MPLDFTAIDFETANSSPASACSVGLVRVRDGQVVATAGWLIRPPAGHDEFQEWNTRIHGIRAHDVRSAATWVDQFDRLCEFAGADVLVAHNAGFDLNVLRRASEATGSECPPYRSLCSLQVARKVYDLDSYRLPKAAEAAGFTGFSHHDALADALACAHIVMDAARRTASPDIFGLAAALSLRVTEPAAVPERAVA; encoded by the coding sequence GTGCCCCTGGACTTCACTGCGATCGACTTCGAGACCGCGAACTCCAGCCCCGCCTCCGCCTGTTCTGTCGGGCTCGTCCGCGTCCGCGACGGTCAGGTCGTCGCCACCGCGGGATGGCTGATCCGTCCGCCGGCCGGGCACGACGAGTTCCAGGAGTGGAACACCCGGATCCACGGCATCCGCGCTCACGATGTGCGTTCGGCCGCGACCTGGGTCGACCAGTTCGACCGCCTGTGCGAGTTCGCCGGAGCCGACGTGCTGGTCGCCCACAACGCCGGCTTCGATCTCAACGTCCTGCGCCGCGCCTCGGAGGCGACCGGGAGCGAGTGCCCGCCCTACCGCTCGCTGTGCAGCCTGCAGGTGGCCCGGAAGGTCTACGACCTCGACTCCTATCGTCTGCCGAAGGCGGCCGAAGCCGCAGGATTCACCGGTTTCTCGCATCACGATGCGCTCGCGGATGCTCTCGCCTGCGCCCACATCGTGATGGATGCCGCTCGCCGGACCGCGTCCCCCGACATCTTCGGCCTCGCCGCGGCTCTGTCACTGCGCGTGACCGAGCCCGCCGCAGTCCCGGAGCGCGCTGTCGCCTGA
- the rmuC gene encoding DNA recombination protein RmuC, translating into MDALTMVLLLAALVAGVAVGWYLHAFRGAADLATARAELVAARDDRDRQYDLYRDAVEHARGEQRAEAQRVQQQNAVLTALAPVRESLQQMQQKVSAIEQERHAQFGSLAEQLRRAQESDEALRATTESLAGALKSTATRGVWGETQLRRVVEAAGLTRHVDFDLQTTISSDQGQGRPDMVIRLAGGASIAVDAKVPLDAYLEASALPLGDTHEAQRRQHMQKHVKAVRAHVDALAKKAYWAGLDSSPEFVICFLPSESLLAAAIDEDPTLLDYAFSRRVALASPVNLWAVLKTVAYTWTQQEVSTEARALLTLGTQLYDRLGVLAGHADDLRRALERTVDSYNRFAGSLENRVLVTARQFPGISATTLDAAPPTIAAQTRRFTAPELVEARDQDDAAMIADVGEIRTRLDDVDRDDPESTDTEIPDAESADTDNSDAENTEQPFSAPDGSLNGHR; encoded by the coding sequence ATGGACGCTCTGACGATGGTTCTCCTCCTGGCCGCGCTGGTGGCCGGCGTCGCTGTCGGCTGGTATCTCCACGCCTTCCGCGGGGCGGCCGACCTCGCCACAGCGCGTGCCGAGCTGGTGGCCGCACGAGACGATCGCGACCGTCAGTACGACCTGTACCGAGATGCCGTGGAGCACGCCCGCGGCGAGCAGCGCGCCGAGGCGCAGCGGGTGCAGCAGCAGAACGCGGTGCTCACCGCGCTCGCACCGGTTCGCGAGAGCCTGCAGCAGATGCAGCAGAAGGTCTCTGCCATCGAGCAGGAGCGTCATGCGCAGTTCGGCTCGCTCGCAGAGCAGCTGCGCCGCGCGCAGGAGTCCGACGAGGCGCTGCGTGCGACCACCGAGTCCCTGGCCGGGGCATTGAAGTCCACGGCCACGCGCGGGGTGTGGGGCGAGACGCAGCTGCGTCGGGTGGTCGAGGCCGCGGGGCTGACCCGGCACGTCGACTTCGACCTGCAGACGACCATCTCGTCCGATCAGGGCCAGGGCCGACCCGACATGGTGATCCGGCTCGCCGGCGGCGCCTCCATCGCCGTCGATGCGAAGGTGCCGCTCGACGCCTACCTCGAAGCCTCCGCGCTGCCGCTGGGCGACACGCACGAGGCACAGCGCCGACAGCACATGCAGAAGCATGTGAAGGCGGTCCGCGCCCATGTCGATGCCCTCGCGAAGAAGGCGTACTGGGCGGGGCTCGACTCGAGCCCCGAGTTCGTCATCTGCTTCCTGCCGAGTGAATCGCTGCTCGCCGCCGCCATCGACGAAGACCCGACGCTGCTCGACTACGCCTTCAGCAGGCGCGTCGCCCTGGCCTCCCCCGTGAACCTGTGGGCAGTGCTCAAGACCGTCGCGTACACGTGGACCCAGCAGGAGGTCTCGACCGAGGCCCGTGCACTCCTCACCCTCGGCACGCAGCTCTACGACCGTCTGGGCGTGCTCGCCGGCCACGCCGACGATCTGCGAAGAGCACTGGAGCGCACTGTCGACAGCTACAACCGATTCGCCGGGTCGCTCGAGAACAGGGTTCTCGTGACCGCACGGCAGTTCCCCGGCATCAGCGCCACCACCCTCGATGCCGCTCCCCCGACCATCGCCGCGCAGACACGCAGATTCACCGCGCCCGAACTCGTCGAGGCCCGTGATCAGGACGACGCGGCGATGATCGCCGACGTCGGCGAGATCCGTACGCGTCTCGACGACGTGGATCGCGATGACCCAGAGAGCACTGACACGGAGATCCCTGACGCAGAGAGCGCTGACACGGATAACTCTGACGCGGAGAACACGGAACAGCCGTTCTCGGCCCCGGACGGATCCCTGAACGGACACCGCTGA
- the fbaA gene encoding class II fructose-bisphosphate aldolase has product MPVATPDQYAEMLDRAKAGGFAYPAFNVSSSQTINSVLQGLTEAGSDGIIQVTTGGADYFAGHTVKARATGALAFARYATEVAKNYPVTVALHTDHCPKDALAGFVEPLIAASEEEVKAGRNPIFQSHMWDGSAVPLAENIEIAKDLLPRMKNINAILEVEIGVVGGEEDGVQHEGSNEALYTTFADVDQAVQALGLGEQGRYIAALTFGNVHGVYKPGGVKLRPELLGEIQEQVAAKYNTGAKPLDLVFHGGSGSTDDEIALAVANGVIKMNIDTDTQYAYTRAIADYMFKNYDGVLKVDGEVGNKKLYDPRAWGKVAETAMAARVLESTRQLGSYGQSQS; this is encoded by the coding sequence ATGCCCGTCGCCACCCCGGATCAGTACGCCGAAATGCTCGACCGCGCGAAGGCCGGCGGCTTCGCGTACCCGGCTTTCAACGTCTCGAGCTCGCAGACGATCAACTCCGTCCTGCAGGGCCTCACCGAGGCCGGCTCCGACGGCATCATCCAGGTCACCACCGGCGGTGCCGACTACTTCGCCGGCCACACGGTGAAGGCACGCGCGACCGGCGCGCTCGCCTTCGCCCGCTACGCCACCGAGGTCGCCAAGAACTACCCGGTCACCGTCGCCCTGCACACCGACCACTGCCCGAAGGACGCCCTCGCCGGCTTCGTCGAGCCGCTGATCGCCGCGTCCGAAGAAGAGGTCAAGGCCGGACGCAACCCGATCTTCCAGTCGCACATGTGGGACGGCTCGGCCGTCCCGCTCGCGGAGAACATCGAGATCGCCAAGGATCTGCTCCCCCGCATGAAGAACATCAACGCCATCCTCGAGGTCGAGATCGGCGTCGTCGGCGGCGAGGAGGACGGCGTGCAGCACGAGGGCTCGAACGAGGCCCTGTACACCACGTTCGCCGATGTCGACCAGGCCGTTCAGGCGCTCGGTCTCGGCGAGCAGGGTCGCTACATCGCGGCCCTGACGTTCGGCAACGTGCACGGCGTCTACAAGCCGGGCGGGGTCAAGCTGCGGCCCGAGCTGCTGGGAGAGATCCAGGAGCAGGTCGCCGCGAAGTACAACACCGGAGCGAAGCCGCTCGACCTCGTCTTCCACGGCGGGTCCGGCTCGACCGACGACGAGATCGCCCTCGCGGTGGCCAACGGCGTCATCAAGATGAACATCGACACCGACACGCAGTACGCCTACACGCGCGCGATCGCCGACTACATGTTCAAGAACTACGACGGCGTGCTCAAGGTCGACGGCGAGGTCGGCAACAAGAAGCTGTACGACCCCCGCGCCTGGGGCAAGGTCGCCGAGACGGCGATGGCTGCTCGCGTGCTCGAGTCCACGCGTCAGCTCGGCTCGTACGGCCAGTCCCAGAGCTGA